The Gemmatimonadaceae bacterium genome has a segment encoding these proteins:
- the rsmI gene encoding 16S rRNA (cytidine(1402)-2'-O)-methyltransferase produces MNILPEAPGESAARAPSDRLPEASGEGDGAGRGAVALGTLYVVATPIGNLGDMTFRAVETLRQVSLILCEDTRHSRPLLDHFGIETPVASLHEHNEAREVPRLVARLADGEALALISDAGTPLVSDPGARLVRAAAEAGLPVVPVPGASAVIAALSACALPTEAFTFIGFLSRKGKERTAQLELLSTLPHTGVLYESPNRVEGTLAELARVMGALAERRRAVIARELTKKFEEFRRGTIAELVQSVRERPPRGEVVILLEGAGAITLDEAALRETARVLRREGATTKEIVRALADRYAAPRNLAYRLAQDAHHAEDA; encoded by the coding sequence GTGAACATCCTCCCCGAGGCTCCAGGCGAAAGCGCCGCACGCGCGCCGTCCGATCGTCTTCCCGAAGCGTCGGGGGAGGGTGACGGAGCGGGGCGCGGTGCCGTCGCCCTGGGAACGCTGTATGTCGTGGCAACGCCGATCGGCAACCTCGGCGACATGACGTTCCGCGCCGTGGAGACGCTGCGGCAGGTGTCGCTGATCCTGTGCGAGGACACGCGTCACTCGCGGCCGTTGCTCGACCATTTCGGTATCGAGACGCCGGTTGCCTCGCTGCACGAGCATAACGAGGCGCGCGAGGTCCCACGGCTGGTGGCGCGTCTCGCCGACGGCGAGGCGCTGGCGCTCATCTCCGACGCGGGAACGCCGCTCGTCTCCGATCCCGGTGCGCGGCTGGTGCGCGCGGCAGCCGAGGCGGGACTTCCGGTCGTCCCCGTCCCCGGGGCATCGGCGGTCATCGCGGCGCTCAGCGCCTGCGCCCTCCCCACCGAGGCCTTCACCTTCATCGGCTTCCTGTCGCGGAAGGGAAAGGAGCGCACCGCTCAGCTCGAACTGCTCAGCACCCTACCGCACACGGGCGTACTGTACGAGTCGCCCAACCGGGTGGAGGGTACGCTGGCAGAGCTGGCGCGAGTGATGGGGGCGCTCGCGGAGCGTCGCCGGGCGGTCATCGCTCGCGAGCTGACCAAGAAGTTCGAGGAGTTCCGGAGGGGGACGATCGCCGAGCTGGTGCAGTCGGTTCGCGAACGTCCCCCGCGCGGTGAGGTGGTGATCCTTCTGGAGGGCGCGGGAGCGATCACGCTGGACGAAGCGGCGCTGCGCGAGACGGCGCGTGTGCTGCGCCGCGAGGGGGCGACGACGAAGGAGATTGTCCGTGCCCTCGCGGACCGGTACGCCGCACCACGCAACCTTGCCTATCGCCTGGCGCAGGACGCACATCACGCAGAGGACGCATGA
- a CDS encoding DUF4159 domain-containing protein: MTGRTLVRSLALVLTLTAFAPSATARLGIARLQYDGGGDWYANPSSLPNLLKAINERTSLRVEPTEGRVTLADDKLYDYAFLHMTGHGTVKFSDQDVVRLREWLLRGGFLHVDDNYGLDETFRKEIARVFPDRPLVDVPLSHPIYHVVYDFPKGVPKIHEHDGKPARGYGIFIGDRLAVYYTSESDIGNGWEDVGTYNDPPELHEAALRMGVNLFVYAVTSRPVS, translated from the coding sequence ATGACCGGTCGTACCCTCGTTCGATCCCTGGCGCTCGTGCTCACCCTCACGGCGTTCGCGCCGAGCGCGACGGCGCGGTTGGGGATTGCGCGGCTGCAGTACGACGGTGGGGGGGACTGGTACGCCAACCCGTCGTCGCTCCCCAACCTGCTCAAGGCGATCAACGAACGGACGTCGCTGCGTGTCGAACCTACGGAAGGGCGTGTGACGCTGGCCGACGACAAGCTCTACGACTACGCGTTCCTGCACATGACCGGTCACGGCACGGTGAAGTTTTCGGACCAGGACGTGGTGCGGTTGCGTGAGTGGTTGCTGCGCGGCGGCTTTCTGCATGTGGACGACAACTACGGGCTCGACGAGACGTTCCGGAAGGAGATTGCGCGCGTCTTCCCCGACCGGCCGCTGGTCGATGTCCCGCTGTCGCACCCCATCTACCACGTGGTGTACGACTTCCCGAAGGGTGTCCCGAAGATCCACGAGCACGACGGCAAGCCGGCGCGTGGGTACGGGATCTTCATCGGCGATCGCCTTGCGGTGTACTACACGAGCGAGAGCGACATCGGGAACGGGTGGGAGGATGTCGGGACGTACAACGATCCCCCCGAGCTGCACGAGGCGGCGCTTCGGATGGGGGTGAACCTCTTTGTCTACGCCGTGACGAGTCGGCCGGTCTCATGA